From Nymphalis io chromosome 12, ilAglIoxx1.1, whole genome shotgun sequence, a single genomic window includes:
- the LOC126772272 gene encoding uncharacterized protein LOC126772272 isoform X2 yields the protein MFPFLVVVFVTVVACQANLAVNQPVVCGPMPKEVYSCLGAPKVVKLEVARQCEKDLSELAKDYPEWEPAVQSAKAMCLTDDLPAQGIHLNCPAYDAMTCSFASFIKNTQPSQWSLLPECTSSRQFAAACPVCPSDCFAPVVPIGSCNACQSLQRSP from the exons ATGTTTCCGTTTCTTGTTGTTGTTTTTGTAACTGTTGTG GCATGCCAGGCGAATCTTGCAGTCAATCAGCCGGTTGTATGTGGTCCCATGCCTAAGgaa GTGTATTCTTGCCTCGGTGCGCCAAAAGTTGTAAAACTGGAAGTAGCCAGGCAGTGTGAGAAGGATTTGTCTGAG CTTGCGAAGGATTACCCTGAATGGGAGCCAGCGGTGCAGAGCGCGAAAGCGATGTGCCTAACCGATGATCTGCCAGCGCAGGGGATTCACCTAAACTGCCCAGCCTATGATGCTATGACGTGCAGTTTTGCAAGCTTCATTaag AACACGCAGCCGTCACAGTGGTCCTTATTGCCGGAATGCACGTCATCCCGTCAGTTCGCGGCCGCCTGTCCCGTCTGCCCGTCGGACTGCTTCGCCCCGGTCGTACCTATCGGTTCATGTAACGCTTGTCAGAGCCTGCAGAGATcaccttga
- the LOC126772272 gene encoding uncharacterized protein LOC126772272 isoform X1 yields the protein MFPFLVVVFVTVVACQANLAVNQPVVCGPMPKEVYSCLGAPKVVKLEVARQCEKDLSECERMTCLFNKSGWMKADGIDKEKLSAHFDQLAKDYPEWEPAVQSAKAMCLTDDLPAQGIHLNCPAYDAMTCSFASFIKNTQPSQWSLLPECTSSRQFAAACPVCPSDCFAPVVPIGSCNACQSLQRSP from the exons ATGTTTCCGTTTCTTGTTGTTGTTTTTGTAACTGTTGTG GCATGCCAGGCGAATCTTGCAGTCAATCAGCCGGTTGTATGTGGTCCCATGCCTAAGgaa GTGTATTCTTGCCTCGGTGCGCCAAAAGTTGTAAAACTGGAAGTAGCCAGGCAGTGTGAGAAGGATTTGTCTGAG TGCGAAAGAATGACATGCTTGTTCAATAAGTCCGGTTGGATGAAAGCCGATGGGATTGACAAGGAGAAATTGTCGGCCCACTTTGACCAGCTTGCGAAGGATTACCCTGAATGGGAGCCAGCGGTGCAGAGCGCGAAAGCGATGTGCCTAACCGATGATCTGCCAGCGCAGGGGATTCACCTAAACTGCCCAGCCTATGATGCTATGACGTGCAGTTTTGCAAGCTTCATTaag AACACGCAGCCGTCACAGTGGTCCTTATTGCCGGAATGCACGTCATCCCGTCAGTTCGCGGCCGCCTGTCCCGTCTGCCCGTCGGACTGCTTCGCCCCGGTCGTACCTATCGGTTCATGTAACGCTTGTCAGAGCCTGCAGAGATcaccttga
- the LOC126772222 gene encoding transmembrane protein 183: protein MPKKKGKKKTSNADFTLNDCANALKPVGRVKKSVVSEDVPEKTWEDLEDDDLDIIEEVNADGSKNFVYKKKKNHSKCENIDDQTGIVYPEIVWYLISPYIKPEEVGNFARINRATYAITKRESFWRALYRRYCQNHPKLPEKLRIENSYKLYGLRQRVIRALHHTYDVFVKKILQQATQESRPHQLVKRRCVNVWYCKGQTYWFVYFKLKKSNPDKRITTKDFIEELGRIDANPEVDSQVMQVTCQNFYEVPPLMGMTLSSVSVVLSQGFRHHKLLLGFNTGHYNISRNVIPECSVVIDTVVNILVYDWWHPKYPNFENRLPVMDEESLPVLKKDFFTMCNGDL, encoded by the exons ATGCCGAagaaaaaaggtaaaaaaaagaCGAGCAATGCAG aCTTCACCTTAAATGACTGTGCTAACGCACTGAAACCTGTTGGCAGAGTTAAGAAGTCAGTTGTATCAGAAGATGTTCCTGAGAAAACATGGGAGGATCTTGAAGATGATGATTTAGACATAATCGAGGAAGTAAATGCTGATGGAAGTAAGAATTTTGTATACAAGAAGAAGAAAAATCATTCCAAGTGTGAAAATATTGATGATCAAACTGGTATTGTATATCCGGAAATTGTTTGGTATCTTATATCTCCTTACATTAAGCCAGAAGAAGTTGGTAATTTTGCTAGAATAAATAGAGCAACATATGCCATAACTAAGCGAGAATCATTTTGGCGAGCATTATACAGAAGATATTGTCAGAATCACCCAAAACTCCCAGAGAAATTACGTATAGAGAATAGTTATAAATTGTATGGCTTGAGGCAGAGAGTTATACGAGCATTACATCACACTTATGATGTgtttgttaagaaaatattgCAACAAGCAACTCAGGAGAGTCGACCGCACCAGCTGGTTAAGAGGCGCTGTGTCAATGTTTGGTATTGCAAAGGGCAAACATActggtttgtttattttaaattgaagaaATCAAATCCTGACAAAAGAATTACAACAAAGGATTTCATTGAGGAACTTGGACGCATTGATGCTAATCCAGAAGTGGATTCCCAAGTTATgcag gtaACCTGTCAAAACTTTTATGAAGTACCACCACTAATGGGTATGACTCTATCATCAGTGAGTGTGGTGCTCTCACAAGGTTTTAGACACCACAAATTGCTCCTAGGCTTCAACACCGGTCACTACAACATTTCGAGGAATGTAATTCCTGAATGTTCCGTGGTTATTGACACGGTTGTGAATATTTTGGTTTATGATTGGTGGCATCCGAAATACCCCAACTTTGAGAATAGGTTGCCGGTGATGGATGAAGAGTCGTTACCAGTATTAAAAAAGGATTTCTTTACAATGTGTAATGGAGACCTATGA